One Drosophila teissieri strain GT53w chromosome X, Prin_Dtei_1.1, whole genome shotgun sequence genomic window, ACCTCCAGTTACATTCGCCGATCCGGGTCTGCCCAGTCCGGCTGCCTGGAGTCGCTCCTTGGACTGCGGCATCCTCCGCTTGGCGGGATCGCCCTCGGCGCTGATCCTGCGATTATGCTGGCGCACTCGCtgtgccgccgctgccgcagccgcTGTGGCATGATCCCgcttcagctgctcctcccGCTCCCGCTTGGCGGCCTCATGCTTCCGCTCCCGCTCGCAGGGCATTCCGATGCCGCCCACATCCCGCTGCTTCGCCCGGAACGATACCGTGGTCGTGCTCGCCGGCAGCTGGCGGATCTTCATGCCGGCAGGGACTGGAGGATCGGATGGCGTGCGTATGTTCGTATAGACCTTCTGACCAACGCGTGCATTCGCCGCGTTCGAGTAACTGAAGTTTCCAGGTGAGACGAGCGCTAGACACTCACCactcaccaccaccaccggcGAAATGTGACAGGTGCGACGAGGCCTGCCCCGCCACCTGGAGAACGGGCGAAATAAGGGAGGAGGTCGGGTCGATCGACGGGGGTTGGTCCTCCACGGCCTGTGTTTATTGTCGTAGAGCGTAGCGTAGAGTGCTCTTTTAAAGTTAAGTaaatacatacgagtatatggcaACTGAGTTCTAAGAAATTATATTCAGAACAAAAGCTTTTCTGCTATCAGTATTTGTTCATTGCTCGCTATAGCGGCGGCAGTTTgcgcttttaaatatttcatttgctttaatttaaatacgagccCATCAGCAAAGAAGATTATTTCCTGTGCAAGCGGAATAGTGTATTTTCACTctaataatttgaatttaaattcaaaacagCGCCGCCAAAAAGTTGCCAGTTGACTATCGATAGATCATTGTCTGCCAAGCAGCTGCCTGCTAAAGCACCTAAGCTGCCCTGGCGGGGGAACTGAAACATACGTTTCATGCGCTGGAAAGTAAGgaaataagaaaaagaaatCATTGCGCACATCTGCTGTTTGGCAATGCgattttattgaataaatgtaataatttgattattaACGGGCAGCAGACTCATATCAGTCAGCCTTTGCGAGTGGCTCCCTGTCGCCGACCGTTGACTGAGTGCTGCGAGAGCCGATAGCTATCGAGTTGCACGTTTATTTGTTGTCAAACGAAAATAGAGACGTAATTCTACTTATTTCACCAGACAGAACGCATTTCAGTTGACGACTCAGCACAATTAACATCAAATAACCAGCTTTAATTTTTCACTTGCCCAAAATAGAACCGTGCTCCACTCCCCCCCGCAATAATCGACGACTGCGCCTCCTTCTTTGTTGTTGCGCGCAGAAACACATGTGCGCGGTGTAAGAAGAAGAACCACAACATCACTTCACttgtaaatagtaaatatttagAGCATGGCCGCTGTTCCTTTGTGACGTGTATATTCATCCACGCCTTTCAGTCTCTTTCAGTTTTCGCACCGTCATCGTCGTCGGGAATGTCGCAACTCGACAACCTATTCATCCAGGTCCGCGCTCTCCTCCAGTCCGAGGGCGTGAAGCTGTGGGAGGAGCCCTACTACTCCGAGGATCTCGGCAGCATCGAGGGCGCCCTGGAGGTACGTATGTCCACCACACACCTCCCACCACCCGGATGCATTCCAGTGATCGGGGAATAGATGGGTGTTCCTAAAACTAAGGTTGGCAAACTGAATGCTATATTCGAAATCAAATTTGGTAAAACAAGTTTCGGGGCCAAAAATCTCGAATGAAATCTTCAATTCTAGTGCGTAATTACctctaatatttttattaactcGCACAGAAAATTAGATCAAATGCCATAACGTTACAACATTTCATTGGAAAGAAAACACATTTGAAGATCAACCAACTTATGTACGATATGCAGACTTATGTGTAATTTCAGTTAAATTTTTTGGGAATTTGAATCTTTTAATAGATCCACATATTGCATAAgctcaaattatttatttatttcacaaGCTGAAGCTTATGTACTCCTCCAGCTCATATATCATTATTATAAAGTGCCATATGACGCATTATATGTACACTGATTTTAGGTTTGCTTCAAGGGCAGCTATAGATTTGATTGTCCGatcaaaaaatacataaaaatacaccAAGACCAAAGAAGCTATAATTGAACTCCTATCAAAGTGGTATACCCTGGAATAAAAGAGTATTTGAATAGACTAGGAAAAGAGCAgagaaaatacttttaaaaccCACACTAGCTGTCCTAGACACATTACACGTGAAAATGTAATTGCTTTCTtgatatattatacatttctCTATAAATAGGGGTTCTACTGTTTTTTGTCAATACAGTACATGCAGTTTTTTGTCATTAAAATCTCAGTTGAACTTTCAAACTCAGTTACTTTGGATTTACTGTTCAGAGTTCAAAAGTAATACTTTAAAACATCGAACAATACGATATACGTGTATCCATTTCATTTAAGAACCTGGCCCAGAAGTACAATAGTAATACTTTAAAACATCGACTAATACGTTACACGTGTATCCATTTCATTAAAGAACCTGGCCCAGAAGTACTCCGGCATCGTGGGAATCGATATGAGTCGCTGCAAGTTCATTTTGACCGAGCTGCAGGAGAATGCGCTCCGTAAGCTGGCCGCTCGACGGGAGTTCAGCTCGACTGGAACGGCCACGTTCAAGGTGCGCCGCATTGACAAGCACAGCGGTGCCACCATGGTGGACGTGAAGTGCAGCTTGGACATCCTGGGCTCCGAACTGCAGGCAGACATAGCCAAGAAACTCCAGCTGCCGAATGCTGAGCACGTCAAGTGCATAGCTGCCGGAAAAATTGTGTCCGCCCATGCCACTTTGGCCGATCAGCAGCTGAAGAACAATCAGCAGTTGATTGTTATCGTGGGCGATGGCGATAATACTGGCGAAGTCCTTTACGAAAGGATCAATCGCATCAAGGCTGATGTGCAAGCCGTGGTGACCTCGAAGAATGGCCTAATAGAGGTGAGTGAATCCGGATCAATCGAGTGACCAATCGGCATATGACCAATGATGTTTGTTTATGAAGTTCATTTTGTTATGTCTTATAAGAAAGGGCTACACCGACGAGGAACCAACACTTTGTCggaagttatttttaaatcagaACTTATCTTTTTAGATGGAGGATCAGAATGGCAGCCAAGTGTATTTGCCGCCTTCCGAGCACAAGGCCCTGCTCATGGGTTTGGGATTCTGTGAGAAGGCCCGTGCGGCCATGCATCGCGAGCATTTTGAGGAGGCTCTGCTCCTGCTTTTGGAGGCCGACGCCTACTTTTCCGGCTGTAACTCAAAGTTTCTAGAGAGCGTGGACAACTACGCTTTGCTGAACCTGGACATTGTGTGGTGCTATCTCTGTCTGAAGAACGTGACCCAGATCCCGGATGCTGAGCGCCGCTTGGCCTGCTGCAGTCGCAATTTCCGCATCAGCTACGGCGAGAACTTCGAGAGGCTGTACTCCTTGAAGGGCAAGGACTGCCCGGAAAGGGCGTTGATTATGCGCCTTCAGCTGCTCCAGGGTGTGGTCTTCTTCCACCAGAATCGTCGCGATGAGGCATTCGAGCGCTTCGAGGCGGCCAACACTCTGCTAAAGGAACTAAAGATCAACGGCGACCAACTGGCTCTCCTGGTCGAAATGGGCTTCGAGCCCTCCGAGGCTCGTATGGCCCTGCGCTCCTGCAAGGGCGGCAACGACGTCGAGCAGGCTGTGCAGTTTATTCAAGAGCGTCGTCAGCAGCTCAAGAATGCACGCAGAAAGTACAAAACCACCGAGCGTGCTGTGGAGCGCCGCTTGAAGCGCTCCAACTCCAAAGATTGCACCTGGGTGAATCCCCGCAGTGTCTGCAGCCTCACTGAAATGGGATACGAAAGCGGACTGGCTACTATCGCCTTGCAGCGCTCTaaaaatgatatccttcaaGCGGTGAGTCTGGCCTAGGACAAATTCAATCGTAATGTGAAAAAGGGTTAATTTAAAGGTTGTTGGTGCCGCTCAGTGGAACTAGTAGTTAATGGTTATTGGTGTTTgtaaactaaaaattaaaataaatattatcttCCTAGGTGGAACTGTTGCAGTCAGGAGCAGACGAACTTTGTGCTTATTTGCCTCGTACTCCGGTGACCATTGACGCGACGAAACTGGCTCAGCTTCTCCAGCTGGGATTCTACGAGAAGGACTCGCGCGTGGCCCTAGAGAACGCATCGAATAACATCGAAGAGGCCATCGAGAGCCTGATGTGTGCCATAGAGAGCGAGGAGGAACTGAAGACGATTCTAGAGCACGTTGGACGTATGGCCAAAACTGGCGGGCAAAATCTTGATGGTCCCTCTACATCGACTGCCTCAGGGCAGGCGCAAACTGCACTGCCATCGCCAATCATCGAAGCTGTTCTGAGTCATGCTCGATCCGAGATAGAAACTTACAAGGCCTACGATCGCTTTAACTCAGACCTCAAACTGAGCGATATGGAGTACCTTGACTTGCCCCTGATCCAGGAGGAGAAGGTCCTGACTGAGTATTTTAATATGCTGCGGCAGTAGCTTGCATTCGCCTTGCCTTTGTTATATCTATACAACAAatagaaaaaccaaaaccggtTGTCAAGATAACTGTAATCATGACTTGTCTATATTGCAAATCGTAGTCTTATAATGGCACTTAAGTGGCATTCATCTCCCCCTCCTGGTTGTTGTTTGTCCAGCTCGGCAAATAGTAACATATAAAGATGTATAAGTACATGCATACCCCTTCTATTGACAACTGCGAAATGTGATTACGCCGAGCCAATGGCAGAATCCACCTTCTGTAGCCACCTGAAACTTGTTAGCGCCTCTGGTCATtgcttatttttaattttatttttgtcgcTTGACTCTCGACCCGGGCTCGAACGGCGGCGCTTGATTGGCTTCAGTTGTGACCTTGTTGAGGCCAAAGGGCGCCGCTTACTAAGCTCATCCCGTCGACGAATCGAGCGGAACTTACACGATTGCCTTACGAAGAATTTTATACACAAATCGCACCAAGTCTGAAGACAACATATTACAAAGCTATCAATTGGTgttctatatgtacatatctgtaaaatgtaaaaatgttcTATTTATACACGTTACTCGCAGagtgaaaagtatgtaactggTAGAACTAAGCCCATTTTGGCTAAGTAGGGAGTATATAATAGTCGGGATACCGGACTAGGCGCTTTTTCTTTTGTATAAATTGGCAGCAAAGGTTTCAAGTAAGCTGTGGCTAATGTGTTCTAAACCTGGTTTACATCCTTTTTGGCCTGAATTGAAAAATCCAGCGACTGAGATTTTTCTTCGTaggtaaatgaaataaatttagtTGTTATAATACTTTCCAAATGTCTTATATAGTCTGTGGCTCAAACGTTTTATACTGTAT contains:
- the LOC122623424 gene encoding NEDD8 ultimate buster 1, which codes for MSQLDNLFIQVRALLQSEGVKLWEEPYYSEDLGSIEGALENLAQKYSGIVGIDMSRCKFILTELQENALRKLAARREFSSTGTATFKVRRIDKHSGATMVDVKCSLDILGSELQADIAKKLQLPNAEHVKCIAAGKIVSAHATLADQQLKNNQQLIVIVGDGDNTGEVLYERINRIKADVQAVVTSKNGLIEMEDQNGSQVYLPPSEHKALLMGLGFCEKARAAMHREHFEEALLLLLEADAYFSGCNSKFLESVDNYALLNLDIVWCYLCLKNVTQIPDAERRLACCSRNFRISYGENFERLYSLKGKDCPERALIMRLQLLQGVVFFHQNRRDEAFERFEAANTLLKELKINGDQLALLVEMGFEPSEARMALRSCKGGNDVEQAVQFIQERRQQLKNARRKYKTTERAVERRLKRSNSKDCTWVNPRSVCSLTEMGYESGLATIALQRSKNDILQAVELLQSGADELCAYLPRTPVTIDATKLAQLLQLGFYEKDSRVALENASNNIEEAIESLMCAIESEEELKTILEHVGRMAKTGGQNLDGPSTSTASGQAQTALPSPIIEAVLSHARSEIETYKAYDRFNSDLKLSDMEYLDLPLIQEEKVLTEYFNMLRQ